In Nostoc piscinale CENA21, the genomic stretch TGAGAGTGAGGTTAGCCGAAGTTACAATTACAATGCGATTATCCACAATCAAAAATTTGTGGTGCATTAAATTACTACCTGCGGAACCATCAGCTTGATCATCGATTACAGGAGCTTTGGCATTTTGTAAAATTACTATAGCGTCTCTTTGATTAATTTCTTCTGGGCTAAGTTTGTTATCTTGATTTAAATCAATAAATTTATGAAATTCGTTATATCTTTCTCGTTCTCTAGTGGTTAGTTTTTTAACTTCTGCTGCTGTAAAGCTACTCCAAGGGCGGCTATAAGTATTTTCTAAAATTACTCTCACTTTCACCCCGGCTTTTTGCCTGTCTACTAATGCTTGGGAAACTTTGGGTAAACGTAATTCTTGGACTGCTACATCTACTGTAGATTTCGCTTGAGAAATAGTATCAACAATGATTTTTTCTAAGTCATCACCTAGTCGTGTTTGCTGACGGTAAGATTCACGATATTCTGAAGATTCAGACTGATTTAAATAAACTTGAATCAATGGATCTTGTGGTAAAGGTGATAAACCCTGATGAGATGTTTTAGCCTGTTGACAAGCTGTGGTAAGAAATATTAAGGTAAATAGCCAAAAATACCTTGATCTACGAAAAATTGGCACGGTAATCTGCTAAAAGTAAATTGGTAGTGAACATAGTTATTGTTCCCAAAATGCAGTACGCCAATTTAAAGAGGTAAATAGCTTGATCGGCAGTTAAAAAATCTTCCTATTGATGCACATTAATTCACATTTTCTCAAGATTTAACCAGACAGCTTTGTATGGTGAAAATAGTGAGTAGCCCATTGCCCTTGTCTTTCTGCTCAAATGTTGTGATATGCAAATATACTTAGATTACAGTGCTACTACTCCTACTCGCCCAGAAGCGATCGCAGCGATGCAAGCAATCCTCACTCAACAGTGGGGTAATCCTTCTAGCTTGCATGAGTGGGGACAAAGGGCGGCGATAGTTCTGGAACAAGCTAGAGTTCAAGTTGCAGATTTAATTAACGCTATTGATTCAGAATCAATTATTTTTACGGCTGGCGGTACAGAAGCTGATAATTTGGCAATTTTGGGTGTAGCGAGGTTGTATGCTGTACCGCAACATCTCATTATTTCTAGTGTGGAACATTCCGCCATTTCCGAAACGGTGCGAATGCTAGAAATGTGGGGTTGGGAAGTTACACGCTTGAGCGTGGATAAGCTAGGAAGAGTTAATCCCTTAGATTTACAAGCTGCATTGCGACATAACACTGTTTTGGTGTCAATAATTTACGGACAAAGTGAAGTCGGGACAGTTCAGCCAATTAGCGAGTTGGGTAAAATAGCGCGATCGCATGGTGCAATTTTCCATACAGATGCAGTGCAAGTTGCGGGACGTTTACCCCTGGATGTGCAGACAATACCAGTTGATTTACTTAGCATTTCC encodes the following:
- a CDS encoding cysteine desulfurase family protein, whose protein sequence is MQIYLDYSATTPTRPEAIAAMQAILTQQWGNPSSLHEWGQRAAIVLEQARVQVADLINAIDSESIIFTAGGTEADNLAILGVARLYAVPQHLIISSVEHSAISETVRMLEMWGWEVTRLSVDKLGRVNPLDLQAALRHNTVLVSIIYGQSEVGTVQPISELGKIARSHGAIFHTDAVQVAGRLPLDVQTIPVDLLSISSHKIYGPQGVGALYIRPGVKIMPLLTGGGQEMGMRSGTQAVPIIAGFGVAAELAAKELATETPRLINLRDRLFALLADVPGLIPTGDRIHRLPHHVSFCLEYADGEKLSGKTLVRQLNLAGIGISAGAACHSGKLSPSPILLAMGYSQKAALGGIRMTLGRDTTEADIDWTAIVLKQILQRLTADFTLATR